A window from Osmia lignaria lignaria isolate PbOS001 chromosome 8, iyOsmLign1, whole genome shotgun sequence encodes these proteins:
- the LOC117608959 gene encoding uncharacterized protein LOC117608959 isoform X2, which translates to MKRRQRRPVLELNQSHSGSHGEYVQNKRRQLSNDYCGQNVPANSLANILCHYNSDSDTEESKKDVCKLDDQVNNFFKEIQLIAPKQPVSDESAVNPAVNSNTCQTNHVNQQALMWRECLDESSGYPYYWHIETNEVTWEMPDELRYLKNNVKSSSIMKQLQESHWVDFSSVTYQQSQENIPEGMIPREVVARNRNRYICNESAKKREAQSDQEVANTSDTMDNDSDDGKIEMITSYGSDESDSDTPDDNQSKNKAPSVTESTSTGSTVKAKNIETYPSTTPVIQPQLPTVPQNSAPDYENKDTVEYKKPEVSLDLKPTEDTETKYLKAQVKQSVTQETEEKTNNDNQTAKESFVKKSSNKHNTDVELDFRVSLVPGYDEDSDAEEEPETKQERKALFPIPLTDNVKESTPLPSKIVLDESQTISSIVLINSADNESSSERKSTQDQEDEQVSEKPECKEEPAVKAEEDVQKTNKFLDNLSGRSKFFQRKKRIAFDVTPSKTKTVDESESTKTEAETQREESNSCDEPITDHREHNDTTSENTTENAANFKDEPNNTLEEANVSSETSNESKEDEGEVNLLSQIVLEKLKFLSEGKPSVSPVQMMSIQLQTLCIAWEGGYLEKSYLRRWLSDTSHELERLEQDAAPPGWLCQWDRSHKRYYYQNTTTGVTQWTYPDTGIAGGAEEMEICSTPPPTEQEEMILPEEEGVKLKSKKLQESDETSQDTAAPRNSDIEAPPPPQISHPSPPPPPKIYAEDLKRDKRKQDKCNDKLDSKKQRPREEGTIITEVKLEDSVAPSHSSALLSPQPTSLVNVTNAEPLPPGVDLTEAPYEIPATALKRIIYGAVQPQGSALYDATARDPTVPILSHPAAIVQEHYLQYPAYHQHLHAPAALVLPHKHSVQPAIQLIPDYTPIYTNHKIIEKPPVKTAKESLVSALDSFYNDIARIENTGTEKAPQRPDTTIAEPSSVPAEETKLETEQEPLPAEIAVKERKRKKARIGISKKHKEMSSMVAKWQKVQQNFENT; encoded by the exons ATGAAGCGACGTCAAAGAAGGCCTGTTTTAGAGCTCAATCAGTCGCATTCTGGTTCTCATGGCGAATATGTACAAA ATAAACGCAGGCAATTAAGTAACGATTACTGTGGACAAAATGTACCTGCCAATTCTTTGGCAAACATACTTTGTCATTATAATTCAGATAGTGACACCGAAGAATCTAAAAAAGATGTTTGTAAATTAGATGATcaggttaataattttttcaag GAAATTCAACTTATTGCTCCCAAGCAACCAGTATCAGATGAATCTGCTGTCAATCCAGCTGTGAATTCAAATACATGCCAAACAAACCACGTAAACCAACAAGCGCTAA TGTGGAGAGAATGCCTAGATGAATCTTCAGGGTATCCTTATTACTGGCATATTGAAACTAACGAGGTAACATGGGAAATGCCAGATGAATTACGGTATTTGAAGAACAACGTTAAATCAAGTTCTATTATGAAACAGTTACAAGAGTCTCATTGGGTTGATTTCTCATCTGTCACAT atCAACAATCTCAAGAAAACATACCAGAGGGTATGATACCGAGGGAAGTAGTGGCTCGAAATCGCAATAGGTACATTTGCAACGAGTCTGCTAAAAAACGTGAGGCTCAATCTGATCAGGAGGTTGCGAATACATCTGACACTATGGATAACGACTCCGACGATGG AAAGATAGAAATGATAACGTCCTATGGAAGCGACGAAAGTGATTCCGATACGCCGGATGATAATCAATCTAAAAACAAAGCACCTTCTGTAACTGAATCAACTAGTACAGGTTCGACAGTGAAAGCAAAGAACATTGAAACATATCCCTCGACAACGCCGGTAATACAGCCTCAACTACCGACGGTTCCCCAAAATTCCGCTCCTGATTATGAAAATAAAGACACTGTGGAGTATAAAAAGCCAGAAGTCTCGTTAGACTTAAAGCCAACAGAAGATACAGAAACTAAGTACTTAAAAGCTCAAGTTAAACAAAGTGTAACTCAGGAAACTGAAGAAAAAACTAACAATGATAATCAAACAGCGAAGGAGTCTTTTGTAAAGAAAAGTAGCAACAAGCATAATACCGACGTCGAGTTAGACTTTCGTGTGTCCTTAGTGCCGGGATACGATGAAGATTCCGATGCCGAAGAGGAACCTGAAACTAAACAAGAAAGGAAAGCTTTGTTTCCAATTCCTTTGACCGACAATGTCAAAGAAAGTACACCTCTGCCGAGTAAAATTGTGCTTGACGAGAGTCAAACGATAAGCTCAATTGTCTTAATCAATAGTGCTGATAACGAGAGCAGTAGCGAAAGGAAAAGTACTCAAGATCAAGAGGACGAGCAGGTATCAGAGAAGCCGGAGTGCAAAGAAGAACCTGCTGTAAAAGCAGAGGAGGATGTGCAAAAGACGAACAAATTTCTTGATAATTTATCTGGAAGGAGTAAATTCTTTCAAAGGAAAAAGCGAATCGCGTTTGATG TTACACCTTCAAAAACGAAAACAGTCGATGAGAGCGAATCGACTAAAACGGAAGCCGAGACGCAACGCGAGGAATCAAATTCGTGCGACGAACCTATTACCGATCATCGAGAGCATAACGATACGACGAGCGAAAATACAACAGAGAATGCTGCGAATTTCAAAGACGAACCGAACAATACACTGGAAGAAGCAAACGTATCGTCTGAAACGTCAAACGAGTCGAAAGAAGACGAAGGAGAAGTTAATTTATTATCACAAATCGTTCttgagaaattgaaattcttgtCAGAAGGAAAGCCAAGTGTGTCTCCGGTTCAAATGATGTCTATACAGTTACAA ACACTGTGCATTGCATGGGAAGGAGGTTACTTAGAAAAAAGTTACTTACGTAGATGGTTGTCTGATACTAGTCATGAATTGGAACGCTTGGAACAAGACGCAGCACCACCTGGATGGCTTTGTCAATGGGATAG GTCACATAAGCGATATTATTACCAGAACACCACTACTGGAGTTACGCAATGGACCTATCCGGACACTGGCATCGCAGGTGGTGCAGAAGAAATGGAGATTTGCTCAACGCCTCCTCCGACAGAACAGGAAGAGATGATTTTACCTG aagaagaaggagtGAAACTGAAATCAAAGAAATTGCAAGAAAGCGATGAGACAAGCCAGGACACTGCAGCTCCAAGGAACAGTGATATCGAAGCTCCACCTCCACCTCAGATTTCACATCCAAGTCCACCCCCACCTCCAAAAATATACGCAGAGGATCTGAAAAGGGACAAAAGGAAACAAGATAAATGCAACGACAAACTGGATAGTAAGAAACAGAGACCTAGAGAAG AGGGAACGATAATTACTGAAGTGAAATTAGAAGATTCTGTTGCGCCCTCTCATTCTTCAGCTTTGTTATCCCCTCAGCCAACGAGCCTTGTGAATGTGACCAATGCAGAGCCGCTACCACCAGGTGTGGATTTAACAGAAGCACCGTATGAGATACCTGCAACTGCCCTGAAACGAATTATATACGGTGCTGTGCAGCCACAAGGCAGTGCTCTTTACGATGCAACAGCAAGGGATCCAACAGTTCCTATTTTAAGTCATCCAGCGGCCATAGTACAAGAACATTATCTTCAGTACCCAGCTTATCATCAGCATTTACACGCT CCAGCGGCGTTAGTACTTCCACACAAACACAGTGTACAACCTGCGATTCAGCTAATACCTGATTACACTCCAATATATACAAACCACAAGATCATCGAGAAGCCACCAGTTAAAACAGCCAAGGAGTCTTTGGTGTCTGCTTTAGATTCATTTTATAATGACATAGCACGTATAGAAAATACTGGGACGGAGAAAGCTCCTCAGAGACCAGATACCACGATAGCAGAACCCTCTTCTGTACCTGCGGAGGAGACAAAATTGGAAACAGAACAGGAACCTCTTCCTGCTGAGATTGCAGTgaaagagaggaagaggaaaaag GCGAGAATTGGTATTAGTAAGAAGCATAAAGAGATGTCTAGTATGGTAGCTAAATGGCAAAAAGTGCAACAGAATTTTGAGAACACATAA
- the LOC117608959 gene encoding uncharacterized protein LOC117608959 isoform X1 produces MKRRQRRPVLELNQSHSGSHGEYVQNKRRQLSNDYCGQNVPANSLANILCHYNSDSDTEESKKDVCKLDDQVNNFFKEIQLIAPKQPVSDESAVNPAVNSNTCQTNHVNQQALMWRECLDESSGYPYYWHIETNEVTWEMPDELRYLKNNVKSSSIMKQLQESHWVDFSSVTYQQSQENIPEGMIPREVVARNRNRYICNESAKKREAQSDQEVANTSDTMDNDSDDGKIEMITSYGSDESDSDTPDDNQSKNKAPSVTESTSTGSTVKAKNIETYPSTTPVIQPQLPTVPQNSAPDYENKDTVEYKKPEVSLDLKPTEDTETKYLKAQVKQSVTQETEEKTNNDNQTAKESFVKKSSNKHNTDVELDFRVSLVPGYDEDSDAEEEPETKQERKALFPIPLTDNVKESTPLPSKIVLDESQTISSIVLINSADNESSSERKSTQDQEDEQVSEKPECKEEPAVKAEEDVQKTNKFLDNLSGRSKFFQRKKRIAFDVTPSKTKTVDESESTKTEAETQREESNSCDEPITDHREHNDTTSENTTENAANFKDEPNNTLEEANVSSETSNESKEDEGEVNLLSQIVLEKLKFLSEGKPSVSPVQMMSIQLQTLCIAWEGGYLEKSYLRRWLSDTSHELERLEQDAAPPGWLCQWDRSHKRYYYQNTTTGVTQWTYPDTGIAGGAEEMEICSTPPPTEQEEMILPVEEEGVKLKSKKLQESDETSQDTAAPRNSDIEAPPPPQISHPSPPPPPKIYAEDLKRDKRKQDKCNDKLDSKKQRPREEGTIITEVKLEDSVAPSHSSALLSPQPTSLVNVTNAEPLPPGVDLTEAPYEIPATALKRIIYGAVQPQGSALYDATARDPTVPILSHPAAIVQEHYLQYPAYHQHLHAPAALVLPHKHSVQPAIQLIPDYTPIYTNHKIIEKPPVKTAKESLVSALDSFYNDIARIENTGTEKAPQRPDTTIAEPSSVPAEETKLETEQEPLPAEIAVKERKRKKARIGISKKHKEMSSMVAKWQKVQQNFENT; encoded by the exons ATGAAGCGACGTCAAAGAAGGCCTGTTTTAGAGCTCAATCAGTCGCATTCTGGTTCTCATGGCGAATATGTACAAA ATAAACGCAGGCAATTAAGTAACGATTACTGTGGACAAAATGTACCTGCCAATTCTTTGGCAAACATACTTTGTCATTATAATTCAGATAGTGACACCGAAGAATCTAAAAAAGATGTTTGTAAATTAGATGATcaggttaataattttttcaag GAAATTCAACTTATTGCTCCCAAGCAACCAGTATCAGATGAATCTGCTGTCAATCCAGCTGTGAATTCAAATACATGCCAAACAAACCACGTAAACCAACAAGCGCTAA TGTGGAGAGAATGCCTAGATGAATCTTCAGGGTATCCTTATTACTGGCATATTGAAACTAACGAGGTAACATGGGAAATGCCAGATGAATTACGGTATTTGAAGAACAACGTTAAATCAAGTTCTATTATGAAACAGTTACAAGAGTCTCATTGGGTTGATTTCTCATCTGTCACAT atCAACAATCTCAAGAAAACATACCAGAGGGTATGATACCGAGGGAAGTAGTGGCTCGAAATCGCAATAGGTACATTTGCAACGAGTCTGCTAAAAAACGTGAGGCTCAATCTGATCAGGAGGTTGCGAATACATCTGACACTATGGATAACGACTCCGACGATGG AAAGATAGAAATGATAACGTCCTATGGAAGCGACGAAAGTGATTCCGATACGCCGGATGATAATCAATCTAAAAACAAAGCACCTTCTGTAACTGAATCAACTAGTACAGGTTCGACAGTGAAAGCAAAGAACATTGAAACATATCCCTCGACAACGCCGGTAATACAGCCTCAACTACCGACGGTTCCCCAAAATTCCGCTCCTGATTATGAAAATAAAGACACTGTGGAGTATAAAAAGCCAGAAGTCTCGTTAGACTTAAAGCCAACAGAAGATACAGAAACTAAGTACTTAAAAGCTCAAGTTAAACAAAGTGTAACTCAGGAAACTGAAGAAAAAACTAACAATGATAATCAAACAGCGAAGGAGTCTTTTGTAAAGAAAAGTAGCAACAAGCATAATACCGACGTCGAGTTAGACTTTCGTGTGTCCTTAGTGCCGGGATACGATGAAGATTCCGATGCCGAAGAGGAACCTGAAACTAAACAAGAAAGGAAAGCTTTGTTTCCAATTCCTTTGACCGACAATGTCAAAGAAAGTACACCTCTGCCGAGTAAAATTGTGCTTGACGAGAGTCAAACGATAAGCTCAATTGTCTTAATCAATAGTGCTGATAACGAGAGCAGTAGCGAAAGGAAAAGTACTCAAGATCAAGAGGACGAGCAGGTATCAGAGAAGCCGGAGTGCAAAGAAGAACCTGCTGTAAAAGCAGAGGAGGATGTGCAAAAGACGAACAAATTTCTTGATAATTTATCTGGAAGGAGTAAATTCTTTCAAAGGAAAAAGCGAATCGCGTTTGATG TTACACCTTCAAAAACGAAAACAGTCGATGAGAGCGAATCGACTAAAACGGAAGCCGAGACGCAACGCGAGGAATCAAATTCGTGCGACGAACCTATTACCGATCATCGAGAGCATAACGATACGACGAGCGAAAATACAACAGAGAATGCTGCGAATTTCAAAGACGAACCGAACAATACACTGGAAGAAGCAAACGTATCGTCTGAAACGTCAAACGAGTCGAAAGAAGACGAAGGAGAAGTTAATTTATTATCACAAATCGTTCttgagaaattgaaattcttgtCAGAAGGAAAGCCAAGTGTGTCTCCGGTTCAAATGATGTCTATACAGTTACAA ACACTGTGCATTGCATGGGAAGGAGGTTACTTAGAAAAAAGTTACTTACGTAGATGGTTGTCTGATACTAGTCATGAATTGGAACGCTTGGAACAAGACGCAGCACCACCTGGATGGCTTTGTCAATGGGATAG GTCACATAAGCGATATTATTACCAGAACACCACTACTGGAGTTACGCAATGGACCTATCCGGACACTGGCATCGCAGGTGGTGCAGAAGAAATGGAGATTTGCTCAACGCCTCCTCCGACAGAACAGGAAGAGATGATTTTACCTG tagaagaagaaggagtGAAACTGAAATCAAAGAAATTGCAAGAAAGCGATGAGACAAGCCAGGACACTGCAGCTCCAAGGAACAGTGATATCGAAGCTCCACCTCCACCTCAGATTTCACATCCAAGTCCACCCCCACCTCCAAAAATATACGCAGAGGATCTGAAAAGGGACAAAAGGAAACAAGATAAATGCAACGACAAACTGGATAGTAAGAAACAGAGACCTAGAGAAG AGGGAACGATAATTACTGAAGTGAAATTAGAAGATTCTGTTGCGCCCTCTCATTCTTCAGCTTTGTTATCCCCTCAGCCAACGAGCCTTGTGAATGTGACCAATGCAGAGCCGCTACCACCAGGTGTGGATTTAACAGAAGCACCGTATGAGATACCTGCAACTGCCCTGAAACGAATTATATACGGTGCTGTGCAGCCACAAGGCAGTGCTCTTTACGATGCAACAGCAAGGGATCCAACAGTTCCTATTTTAAGTCATCCAGCGGCCATAGTACAAGAACATTATCTTCAGTACCCAGCTTATCATCAGCATTTACACGCT CCAGCGGCGTTAGTACTTCCACACAAACACAGTGTACAACCTGCGATTCAGCTAATACCTGATTACACTCCAATATATACAAACCACAAGATCATCGAGAAGCCACCAGTTAAAACAGCCAAGGAGTCTTTGGTGTCTGCTTTAGATTCATTTTATAATGACATAGCACGTATAGAAAATACTGGGACGGAGAAAGCTCCTCAGAGACCAGATACCACGATAGCAGAACCCTCTTCTGTACCTGCGGAGGAGACAAAATTGGAAACAGAACAGGAACCTCTTCCTGCTGAGATTGCAGTgaaagagaggaagaggaaaaag GCGAGAATTGGTATTAGTAAGAAGCATAAAGAGATGTCTAGTATGGTAGCTAAATGGCAAAAAGTGCAACAGAATTTTGAGAACACATAA
- the LOC117608812 gene encoding coiled-coil-helix-coiled-coil-helix domain-containing protein 7, producing MNKFNERAEKNLNARKQFTRNQELENPCWKEHNISLKCLDKNNYDYEKCTLQFENYKTCKSFWKHVVTDRTIRNIQPALPLPEDREKVKAQYFS from the exons atgaataaatttaatgaaagaGCTGAAAAGAATCTTAATGCAAGGAAACAATTTACACGTAATCAAGAATTAGAAAACCCTTGTTGGAAg GAACATAATATAAGTTTAAAATGTCTAGATAAAAACAATTACGACTACGAGAAATGTACactgcaatttgaaaattacaaaacCTGCAAAAGCTTTTGG aAACATGTAGTGACTGATAGGACAATACGGAACATTCAACCAGCGCTTCCATTACCTGAAGACAGAGAAAAAGTGAAAGCACAATATTTCTCATGA
- the LOC117608914 gene encoding ethanolaminephosphotransferase 1 has product MYQKLKLEVQYLTEQHLTGFENYKYNSVDTSPLSVYIMHPFWNKVVQYCPKWVAPNVLTFSGFLFTVFNFTMFASYDYYFYASSDDKPQYLPIPRWVFALGAFNVFMAYTLDGIDGKQARRTQTSGPLGELFDHGLDSWTTMLITVCMFSVFGRTDHSVSPLRMYFILWNVFINFYLTHWEKYNTGVLYLPWGYDLSMVGTTIVFIITSIGGHRAWKFVLPGGISVGVMFELVLYVTAIVSSLPVVLWNIYKSYRDKTGKMRTFLDAIRPLIPLAVFFVISTIWVIHSPSNIIEKDPRIVFLIIGTIFSNICCRLIVSQMSNTACEMLSWILFPIAFAAAFSFILPSTDLVVAYIVAILALLAHIHYGTCVVRQMCRHFRIHTFRIKDRAD; this is encoded by the exons ATGTATCAAAAACTGAAACTGGAGGTCCAGTACCTAACGGAGCAGCATCTTACCGGCTTCGAAAATTATAAA TACAACTCTGTGGATACGAGTCCTCTGAGCGTTTATATTATGCACCCATTTTGGAACAAAGTTGTTCAG TATTGTCCAAAATGGGTTGCTCCGAATGTACTAACCTTTTCTGGATTCCTTTTCACCGTCTTCAACTTCACAATGTTCGCAAGTtacgattattatttttatgcatCCAGTGACGATAAGCCACAGTATCTTCCTATACCACGATGGGTCTTTGCTCTGGGTGCATTTAACGTCTTTATGGCATATACACTTG aTGGTATAGATGGAAAACAGGCGCGACGTACACAGACTTCTGGTCCTTTAGGAGAGTTGTTTGATCATGGGTTAGATAGCTGGACGACTATGCTTATCACTGTTTGCATGTTTTCTGTATTCGGCAGGACAGATCACAGCGTGTCCCCATTGAGAATGTATTTCATTCTGTGGAATGTGTTTATCAATTTCTATTTGACTCACTGGGAAAAATATAACACTGGGGTATTGTATCTTCCCTGGGGATATGATCTATCTATGGTG GGTACCACTATAGTGTTTATTATAACGAGTATAGGAGGGCATAGAGCTTGGAAATTTGTACTACCAGGTGGTATATCAGTTGGAGTGATGTTTGAGTTGGTACTTTATGTTACTGCAATTGTATCTAGTTTACCTGTTGTCCTCTGGAACATATACAA atcGTACAGGGACAAGACTGGTAAAATGCGAACATTCTTAGATGCTATAAGACCTCTGATACCTTTAGCAGTATTTTTTGTAATCTCAACAATCTGGGTGATTCATTCGCCTAGTAATATTATAGAGAAAGATCCTCGAATCGTTTTCTTAATTATAGGAACGATTTTCTCAAATATATGT tgCCGTTTGATCGTTTCACAAATGAGCAACACCGCGTGCGAGATGCTGTCGTGGATATTGTTCCCTATAGCATTTGCAGCAGCTTTCTCGTTTATCTTGCCAAGCACAGATCTGGTAGTGGCATATATTGTTGCCATCCTAGCTTTATTAGCACATATACATTATGGAACTTGTGTG GTGCGTCAGATGTGTCGTCACTTCCGCATTCATACATTCCGCATTAAAGATCGTGCCGATTGA
- the COX7C gene encoding cytochrome c oxidase subunit 7C, which yields MSAPRAAFQQCLRSFRTSAIRRSGHDEPEGFPGSNLPFSIHGHRYKLLAYFIAFFGVPFALPFFVVRHHLLK from the exons ATGTCTGCACCAAGAGCAGCTTTCCAACAGTGTCTGAGAAGTTTCAGAACTTCTGCAATACGTAGAAGTGGTCATGACGAACCTGAAGGTTTTCCCGGTTCT AATCTTCCATTCAGCATTCACGGACACAGATACAAACTTCTTGCGTATTTCATTGCCTTCTTTGGAGTTCCATTTGCCCTTCCCTTCTTTGTTGTTCGTCATCATTTGTTGAAGTAA
- the Calr gene encoding calreticulin yields the protein MRSFCSFLLLLAVTVVTAETYFEEKFLDDSWEKNWVYSEHPGKEFGKFVLSHGKFWNDRENDKGIQTSQDARFYALSRKFKPFSNKDKPLVIQFSVKHEQNIDCGGGYVKVFDCSLDQKDMHGETPYEIMFGPDICGPGTKKVHVIFSYKGKNLLINKDIRCKDDIYTHLYTLIVSPDNTYKVLIDNEEVESGELEADWDFLPPKKIKDPSQSKPDDWDDKPTIPDPDDKKPEDWDKPEHIPDPEATKPEDWDDEMDGEWEAPMIDNPEYKGEWKPKQIDNPNYKGPWIHPEIDNPEYTPDPELYKRDEICAIGFDLWQVKSGTIFDNVLIADDPEVARKFGEEVWKATYEGEKKMKEALDEEERKQREKESKENEDNKDDEEDEDGDEEDNTVPDAEEHDEL from the exons ATGCGGTCCTTCTGCTCGTTCTTGCTTCTGCTGGCGGTTACCGTCGTCACTGCAGAAACCTACTTCGAGGAGAAGTTTCTCGATG ATTCCTGGGAGAAAAATTGGGTGTATTCTGAACACCCTGGAAAAGAATTTGGAAAGTTTGTTTTAAGTCATGGGAAATTCTGGAACGACCGTGAAAATGATAAAG GTATCCAGACTTCCCAGGATGCCAGATTTTACGCTCTAAGCAGGAAGTTCAAGCCCTTTAGTAACAAAGATAAACCACTCGTTATCCAGTTTTCTGTTAAACACGAGCAGAACATCGATTGTGGCGGTGGATACGTGAAAGTATTTGATTGTTCGCTGGACCAAAAGGATATGCACGGAGAAACCCCGTATGAGATCATGTTTG GACCCGATATCTGTGGACCTGGAACCAAGAAAGTTCACGTGATCTTTAGTTACAAGGGGAAGAACCTTCTGATCAACAAAGATATTCGATGCAAAGACGACATTTATACTCACCTGTATACATTAATCGTTAGCCCTGATAATACCTATAAG GTTCTCATCGACAACGAGGAGGTAGAATCTGGCGAACTGGAAGCAGACTGGGACTTCCTCCCACCAAAGAAAATCAAAGATCCATCTCAGAGTAAACCCGACGACTGGGATGACAAGCCCACGATCCCTGATCCGGATGACAAGAAGCCAGAAGACTGGGATAAACCAGAACATATTCCTGATCCTGAAGCCACTAAACCAGAGGACTGGGACGATGAAATGGACGGAGAATGGGAAGCTCCTATGATAGATAATCCTGAATACAAA GGTGAATGGAAACCGAAACAAATCGACAATCCCAACTACAAAGGACCCTGGATCCATCCAGAAATCGACAACCCCGAGTACACTCCTGATCCAGAATTGTATAAAAGGGATGAAATCTGTGCCATCGGGTTCGACCTCTGGCAGGTGAAATCCGGAACAATCTTCGACAATGTCCTGATCGCTGACGACCCTGAAGTCGCCCGAAAATTCGGTGAAGAAGTGTGGAAAGCCACTTAT GAGGGTGAGAAGAAAATGAAGGAGGCTCTGGATGAGGAGGAAAGAaagcaaagagaaaaagagagtaaAGAGAACGAGGATAACAAAGACGATGAGGAGGATGAGGATGGAGATGAAGAGGACAATACTGTCCCAGATGCTGAA gAGCACGATGAATTGTAA